One part of the Deinococcus humi genome encodes these proteins:
- a CDS encoding MFS transporter has translation MFALFVLFATALPGVGSVGYGLLLTAGALGHILGSPLSPSVSRRLGAGRTVLGSVFVLGFMYLGLSLFHAPLLLAALLVLDGLNLGLSGVVKVLTQRHLVPPEMRGAYRFVVSCAAPLGAFLGGVVGRALGLRETFAIAGGLGLLFAALFAGSVNNRAVVRAGQQTYAQPSES, from the coding sequence GTGTTTGCGCTATTCGTGCTCTTTGCGACCGCTCTCCCTGGCGTCGGTTCGGTGGGCTACGGCCTGCTGCTCACGGCAGGTGCGCTGGGCCACATCCTCGGCAGCCCGCTGTCACCTTCTGTCTCGCGGCGCCTCGGAGCTGGGCGGACCGTGCTCGGGTCCGTGTTCGTCCTGGGGTTCATGTACCTCGGCTTGAGCCTTTTCCACGCGCCCCTGCTCCTGGCCGCGCTGCTGGTGCTCGACGGACTCAACCTGGGCCTGTCCGGAGTTGTGAAGGTGTTGACGCAGCGACACCTCGTGCCGCCGGAGATGCGCGGGGCGTACCGCTTTGTGGTCTCCTGCGCCGCTCCGCTCGGCGCGTTTCTGGGAGGGGTGGTCGGCCGGGCCCTGGGCTTGCGCGAGACTTTTGCGATAGCCGGTGGTCTGGGCCTCTTGTTCGCTGCTCTGTTCGCGGGCAGCGTCAACAACCGGGCAGTGGTCCGCGCTGGGCAGCAGACGTATGCACAGCCATCTGAGTCGTAG
- a CDS encoding NADP-dependent oxidoreductase, with translation MRAARFHSFGAPSVLQVEEVAWPTPKGDEVLIRVHGSSVNGTDLNLRGGGLGLIMAGQLPFTPGFDAAGEIAGCGPEVTAYRPGDRVYTLLGHGGGGAAEYVTVSQSRVGLAPESIDLVTAAAVPLSGLTALQGLRGEGRLQGGQARKRVLVYGASGGIGAFGVQLARIMGAHVTGVARSSKLEYLRELGVDEAVSTDDMNWNDFGQPWDVILDTPPALKFSEVKHALAPRGVLVSTRGLPTRLSDAAAMLPGAEPRFAAVRTAERGLDLAFLTRLIDSGELMVPVDQTFPLADIRAAHEYAEGPDVRGKVVVSLE, from the coding sequence ATGAGGGCGGCCCGTTTTCACAGTTTCGGCGCTCCCTCGGTGTTGCAAGTCGAGGAGGTGGCCTGGCCCACCCCAAAAGGGGACGAAGTCCTGATCCGCGTGCACGGCTCCAGTGTCAACGGCACTGATCTCAACCTGCGCGGCGGCGGGCTGGGCCTGATCATGGCCGGACAATTGCCCTTCACGCCCGGCTTCGACGCTGCGGGAGAGATCGCGGGCTGCGGGCCGGAAGTGACCGCCTACCGTCCAGGCGACCGGGTCTATACCCTGTTGGGTCACGGTGGGGGTGGGGCCGCCGAGTACGTCACGGTCAGTCAGTCGCGCGTCGGGTTGGCCCCTGAAAGCATTGATCTGGTCACGGCAGCGGCGGTTCCCCTGTCTGGCCTGACTGCCCTGCAGGGCCTGCGCGGTGAGGGGCGACTGCAGGGTGGCCAGGCCAGGAAGCGGGTGCTGGTTTACGGCGCATCCGGTGGCATCGGCGCCTTTGGGGTTCAATTGGCCCGGATCATGGGCGCGCACGTGACCGGGGTGGCGCGCTCCTCAAAACTTGAGTACCTGCGCGAGTTGGGCGTGGACGAGGCGGTATCCACCGACGACATGAACTGGAATGACTTCGGCCAGCCCTGGGACGTGATCCTGGACACGCCCCCCGCCCTGAAGTTCAGTGAAGTTAAGCATGCCCTAGCCCCCCGTGGCGTGCTGGTCAGCACCCGTGGCCTACCTACCCGGCTCTCGGACGCGGCGGCCATGTTGCCGGGTGCGGAGCCGCGTTTTGCTGCTGTGCGAACGGCGGAGCGGGGGCTGGATCTGGCCTTCCTGACCCGGTTGATCGACAGCGGGGAGCTGATGGTCCCAGTGGATCAAACCTTTCCACTGGCTGACATCCGCGCCGCCCATGAATACGCTGAGGGGCCGGATGTGCGGGGTAAAGTGGTGGTTTCGCTGGAATGA
- a CDS encoding transposase: MTGIQWSMNGLECPQCGAVRIVKNGHAHTGKQRYLCCACGHQFTLRPVWHRISAETIALVDRLLTERISHRGICRVTGVSRSWFRLHLKGLSRSVSHDLNTPASSTKKA; encoded by the coding sequence ATGACAGGTATTCAATGGAGCATGAACGGTCTGGAGTGTCCGCAGTGCGGCGCCGTCCGCATCGTCAAAAACGGTCATGCCCATACGGGGAAGCAACGCTACCTCTGCTGCGCCTGTGGCCACCAGTTCACCTTGAGGCCGGTTTGGCATCGTATTTCAGCGGAGACCATCGCCCTGGTGGACCGGTTGTTGACTGAGCGGATCTCTCACCGGGGAATCTGTCGGGTCACCGGAGTCAGCCGCTCGTGGTTCCGTCTGCATCTCAAAGGGTTGAGTCGCAGCGTCTCACACGACTTGAACACCCCTGCGTCTTCTACAAAAAAAGCTTGA
- a CDS encoding IS1 family transposase: MVPSASQRVESQRLTRLEHPCVFYKKSLSIPAPSRRVLECDELCTFVRSHQRPLWIWLAMDRHTRRIVGCFLGPRDTLGAYGLWHSLETPYLDAVCHTDRLAADKSVVFGKLHRIGGTQHIERFNATLRARLAHLVRRSLAFSRRQSHLETVVWLFLHHYNASLP, translated from the coding sequence GTGGTTCCGTCTGCATCTCAAAGGGTTGAGTCGCAGCGTCTCACACGACTTGAACACCCCTGCGTCTTCTACAAAAAAAGCTTGAGCATTCCGGCACCCTCTCGAAGGGTGCTGGAATGCGACGAACTATGCACGTTCGTGAGAAGTCATCAACGACCGCTCTGGATCTGGCTGGCCATGGATCGGCACACCCGACGGATCGTCGGGTGCTTCCTCGGTCCCCGCGACACCTTGGGCGCATACGGGCTCTGGCACAGCCTGGAAACACCGTACCTGGACGCGGTCTGTCATACAGACCGCCTAGCGGCCGACAAGAGCGTGGTCTTCGGGAAGCTGCATCGCATCGGTGGAACCCAGCATATTGAGCGTTTCAACGCGACTTTGCGTGCTCGCCTCGCCCATCTGGTCCGCCGTTCCCTGGCCTTCAGTCGTCGTCAGTCGCATCTCGAAACCGTCGTCTGGCTCTTTCTCCATCACTACAACGCGTCATTACCTTGA
- a CDS encoding AAA family ATPase — protein sequence MKTPPVIHLIYGPQGAGKTTYARTLATKTQGLRISIDEWMVALYGPDLPQPPALTWVMTRVARCQTHIWTVVGQLVALNTPVILDLGFMTTADRQLAQQWADQYGATTKFHFVDAPAAIRRSRVLSRNETQGETFALVVTPAMFDMMESVFQPPSPEELAQAYHVTSTHA from the coding sequence ATGAAGACCCCGCCCGTCATCCACCTCATCTACGGCCCCCAGGGCGCCGGCAAGACCACCTATGCCCGCACTCTCGCCACCAAGACTCAGGGGCTCCGAATTTCCATTGACGAATGGATGGTTGCCCTGTACGGTCCCGATCTCCCGCAGCCCCCCGCGCTGACCTGGGTCATGACACGTGTTGCCCGCTGCCAGACACACATCTGGACCGTCGTCGGGCAGCTTGTCGCCCTCAACACCCCCGTCATCCTTGACCTGGGTTTCATGACCACCGCCGATCGCCAGCTTGCCCAACAGTGGGCCGATCAATACGGGGCGACCACCAAATTCCATTTTGTTGATGCGCCCGCAGCAATACGTCGCTCACGCGTGCTCAGTCGCAATGAAACTCAAGGGGAGACCTTCGCCCTCGTTGTGACACCCGCCATGTTCGACATGATGGAATCGGTCTTCCAGCCTCCCAGCCCGGAAGAGCTGGCTCAGGCCTACCACGTAACATCAACCCATGCCTGA
- a CDS encoding CHAD domain-containing protein yields the protein MTSFGKTAKTLKKLWPALEEGDVKAIHEARKLTRKAQAQLRIASAPKRTKRAWRDVRRAVAPVRDRDASGELLLTVLKDLKVPQETLDQFQTDWEAARQRTFAEVELPEPPSAVNRPKHWKARVEEALCSDAHELIREANQVFQTSAVEPWHEWRKHLKRYRYTAELVGEAPNAVLQVLEQLGRMQDAQVVQDLLSQEGWVPQYREAILGREAAAQREAQERVRELWPALHDALKAVVAGC from the coding sequence ATGACCAGCTTCGGGAAGACGGCCAAAACCTTAAAAAAGCTCTGGCCTGCCCTGGAAGAGGGTGATGTCAAAGCCATTCACGAGGCCCGTAAACTCACCCGCAAGGCACAGGCCCAACTCCGGATTGCCAGCGCGCCGAAACGAACCAAACGGGCCTGGCGGGACGTGCGGCGCGCCGTCGCGCCCGTCCGGGATCGGGACGCTTCAGGTGAGCTTCTGCTCACGGTCCTGAAAGACCTGAAGGTCCCCCAGGAAACCCTGGACCAGTTTCAAACCGACTGGGAAGCGGCCCGTCAACGCACCTTTGCCGAGGTCGAACTTCCGGAACCGCCCTCCGCCGTGAACCGCCCGAAGCACTGGAAAGCTCGCGTTGAAGAAGCCCTGTGCAGTGACGCCCACGAACTCATCAGGGAAGCCAATCAGGTGTTCCAGACCAGTGCGGTGGAGCCGTGGCACGAATGGCGCAAACATCTCAAGCGCTACAGGTACACAGCTGAACTCGTTGGAGAAGCGCCAAACGCTGTCTTGCAGGTCCTCGAGCAACTCGGCCGCATGCAGGATGCACAGGTGGTGCAGGACCTTCTGAGTCAGGAGGGGTGGGTCCCGCAGTACCGGGAAGCTATCCTGGGCCGTGAAGCCGCCGCTCAGCGTGAGGCGCAGGAACGCGTGCGGGAGTTGTGGCCGGCATTGCACGATGCTCTGAAAGCGGTTGTGGCAGGTTGTTGA
- a CDS encoding MarR family winged helix-turn-helix transcriptional regulator, producing MPEIAPAGNEALRFCLNLNRATAVLTRHIDNRLGALHGLSLNDLTVLQYLHLAPHGKARRSDLAAHLGLTASAVTRLLLPLEKIGLVARLPDARDARVGYAALTSAGGDLLKVALESAVQTSEDLVGHVPVAQLRALSTVLDSLV from the coding sequence ATGCCTGAAATTGCCCCGGCCGGAAATGAAGCCTTGCGGTTCTGCCTCAACCTCAACCGGGCCACTGCTGTCCTGACCCGCCACATCGACAATCGCCTGGGTGCCCTGCACGGCCTGAGTCTCAATGACCTCACTGTGCTTCAGTACCTCCATTTGGCCCCCCACGGCAAAGCGCGCCGCAGCGACCTTGCCGCCCACCTGGGCCTGACGGCTTCTGCAGTCACGCGCCTCCTTCTTCCACTGGAGAAGATCGGCCTGGTCGCCCGCCTGCCGGATGCCCGGGACGCCCGAGTGGGCTACGCCGCCCTGACCTCCGCCGGAGGTGATCTGCTCAAAGTCGCCCTGGAATCCGCCGTTCAGACGAGCGAAGACCTCGTTGGGCACGTGCCCGTTGCCCAGTTGCGGGCCCTCTCCACCGTACTCGATTCATTGGTCTGA
- a CDS encoding MFS transporter, which translates to MNAWWTGPTFRRLWLASTSANIGDGIGKTALPLLVASICRDPIIVTGVAVFASLPGLMFTLPFGALIHRLARRTLLVVAHAARAVLLAPAVFPGHLHIALLYGLAFVLGTAETLADGTAETVVPSLVENEHLEDANGAL; encoded by the coding sequence ATGAACGCTTGGTGGACGGGTCCGACCTTCCGTCGGTTATGGCTGGCGAGTACAAGCGCGAATATCGGGGACGGCATCGGCAAAACGGCCCTGCCATTGCTCGTCGCCTCAATCTGCCGTGACCCCATCATCGTCACTGGTGTCGCCGTCTTCGCCTCGCTGCCGGGGCTAATGTTCACTCTGCCGTTCGGTGCCCTGATTCACCGTCTCGCCCGCCGCACCCTGCTGGTCGTCGCACACGCGGCCCGAGCAGTGCTGCTCGCCCCTGCGGTCTTCCCCGGGCACCTCCACATTGCTCTGCTGTATGGGCTCGCCTTCGTCCTCGGCACGGCGGAGACACTCGCGGACGGGACCGCCGAGACTGTCGTGCCGTCGCTCGTCGAGAACGAGCATCTTGAGGATGCCAACGGGGCGCTGTAG
- a CDS encoding SDR family oxidoreductase, protein MSELILTYGAGGAQGAPVAHGLLDAGYRVRALVTDTARNRSLVDAGADVVAGNLADMDSVRRATQGVDKVFLMLPFSGRGNPLDYARNAIQAAKEAGVKLVVLNTSGQTPEEPTGLPMLDYRIHLEQLLRESGVPGIILRPTAYMENFLGPWVLPRLGAENVLAYPVEAGRPTSWIAAQDLGRFAVAALGRPDLAGLSFNLGGPQALRGKDIAAVFTSALGREIVYESLSPEQFGAIMGRVVGPEAETAIVAAYKAGEAAPLDAMVVAMDRVLSHLPVKQTTLEQWVRQHAALFAQTAQA, encoded by the coding sequence ATGAGTGAACTGATCTTGACTTACGGAGCGGGCGGGGCGCAGGGTGCGCCGGTCGCCCATGGATTGCTGGACGCTGGATACCGGGTGCGGGCCCTGGTTACCGATACGGCCAGGAATCGTTCCCTGGTAGATGCGGGCGCGGACGTGGTGGCAGGGAATCTGGCCGATATGGACAGCGTGCGCCGAGCCACACAGGGCGTGGACAAAGTTTTTCTGATGCTCCCATTCTCCGGCAGAGGCAATCCACTGGACTACGCCCGCAACGCGATTCAGGCAGCGAAAGAGGCCGGGGTGAAGTTGGTGGTTCTCAACACCAGCGGCCAGACTCCTGAGGAACCTACCGGCCTGCCGATGCTGGATTACCGCATTCATCTGGAGCAGCTCCTGCGTGAGAGTGGCGTGCCAGGCATCATCCTGCGCCCCACTGCGTATATGGAAAACTTTCTGGGACCGTGGGTGTTGCCGCGCCTCGGGGCCGAGAACGTGCTGGCCTATCCGGTCGAAGCCGGGCGCCCGACCTCGTGGATCGCCGCGCAGGATCTGGGACGCTTCGCAGTGGCGGCGCTGGGTCGGCCTGATCTAGCCGGGCTGTCGTTCAATCTGGGCGGTCCGCAGGCTCTCAGAGGGAAAGATATAGCCGCCGTATTCACTTCTGCACTGGGTCGCGAGATTGTTTACGAATCCCTCTCCCCCGAACAGTTCGGTGCCATCATGGGCCGTGTGGTGGGACCGGAGGCCGAGACAGCCATCGTCGCCGCTTACAAGGCGGGAGAGGCGGCCCCACTGGACGCCATGGTGGTGGCCATGGACCGTGTCCTGTCGCACTTGCCCGTGAAGCAGACCACCCTGGAACAATGGGTAAGGCAACATGCGGCTCTGTTCGCGCAAACCGCCCAGGCTTGA
- a CDS encoding winged helix-turn-helix transcriptional regulator — translation MNFDKQIQERPECTVERALAVIDGKWTTLILRDLLAGTRRFGELRTSLTGISPKTLTDRLRDLERQGVVTRVVFPEIPPRVEYTLTDKGRALGNVVYALAEWGAEWT, via the coding sequence ATGAACTTTGATAAGCAAATCCAGGAGCGGCCCGAATGTACGGTGGAACGGGCCTTGGCGGTCATTGATGGCAAATGGACCACCCTGATTCTGCGTGACCTGCTGGCCGGAACACGGCGTTTTGGAGAACTGCGAACCAGCCTGACTGGCATCAGTCCCAAGACCCTGACGGATCGCCTGCGAGATCTGGAGCGGCAGGGTGTCGTGACCCGAGTGGTGTTTCCAGAGATCCCGCCGCGTGTGGAATACACCCTGACCGATAAGGGCCGCGCGTTGGGCAACGTGGTGTATGCGCTGGCCGAGTGGGGCGCTGAATGGACATGA
- a CDS encoding glutathione ABC transporter substrate-binding protein, whose translation MKRLTLALACFTFPVSLAGAQSGTVTIATTNDAPTLDPNMTFSGLAFGITNHIYDSLLAREEDGSIKPRLATSWKRINATTWRFELRKNVKFQDGTPFNAAAVKFSVERLIAPESKAPGGYVLNMIKTIKVIDDDTIEFVTADPFAPLLAHLTHPVTAIVSPGAVKAGGKDFARNPVGTGPFKFSKWNTGNQIELVANPNYWGGKVGIQKLVFRIIPDVSTQVVELKTGRVDLITTVPPESYKELDADKNLSVFKKLGWGTTYLGFNTQSGITKNARVRQAISQAIDRDMIVNVLRQGLAVKATAPIPPTVYGAGKNLPGVSYNLNAAKALLAQAGVKPGTKITLATYENAENRQLAEAIQFSLQQLGFNAAVQITDYGTYSTNMQKPNHAELFISGWGTVTLDADYALYALFSSKEIPVNNWSFYKNVKVDKLLLDARRSSDQPKRLALYQDAQEQIHKDMPWLTLYYPLTAYAKTNRLQGEDWRYSWINLDLSKATVK comes from the coding sequence ATGAAAAGACTGACACTGGCCCTGGCCTGCTTCACATTCCCTGTTTCACTCGCCGGCGCGCAGTCCGGCACCGTCACGATCGCCACGACGAATGACGCGCCCACGCTTGATCCCAACATGACCTTCAGCGGTCTGGCCTTCGGAATCACCAACCACATCTACGACAGTCTGCTTGCCCGGGAAGAGGACGGCTCCATCAAACCGCGTCTGGCCACCAGCTGGAAACGCATCAATGCGACCACCTGGCGCTTTGAGCTGCGCAAGAACGTGAAGTTCCAAGATGGGACGCCGTTCAATGCCGCCGCTGTGAAATTCAGCGTGGAGCGGCTGATCGCTCCGGAGAGCAAGGCCCCCGGCGGCTACGTCCTGAACATGATCAAGACCATCAAGGTCATCGACGATGACACCATCGAGTTTGTGACCGCCGATCCGTTTGCCCCCCTGCTGGCCCACCTGACGCACCCGGTCACGGCCATCGTGTCTCCGGGGGCCGTGAAAGCTGGCGGTAAGGATTTCGCCCGCAACCCGGTCGGCACTGGTCCATTCAAGTTCAGCAAGTGGAATACCGGCAACCAGATCGAACTCGTCGCCAACCCTAATTATTGGGGCGGCAAGGTCGGCATTCAAAAGCTGGTGTTCCGCATCATCCCAGACGTGAGTACCCAGGTCGTCGAACTGAAGACCGGACGGGTGGACCTGATCACCACCGTTCCGCCCGAGAGCTACAAAGAACTGGACGCCGACAAGAACCTCAGCGTATTCAAGAAGCTCGGCTGGGGCACCACCTATCTGGGCTTCAACACCCAGAGTGGAATCACCAAGAACGCCCGCGTCCGGCAAGCCATCTCCCAGGCCATCGACCGTGACATGATCGTGAACGTGTTGCGTCAGGGCCTCGCCGTCAAGGCCACTGCCCCGATTCCACCCACCGTGTACGGCGCCGGCAAGAACTTGCCTGGGGTCAGTTACAACCTGAACGCAGCCAAGGCCCTGCTCGCGCAGGCGGGCGTGAAGCCCGGCACAAAGATTACCCTCGCCACCTACGAGAACGCCGAGAACCGCCAGTTGGCTGAAGCCATCCAGTTCTCATTGCAGCAGCTCGGCTTCAACGCGGCCGTGCAGATCACCGACTACGGGACCTACAGCACCAACATGCAGAAACCCAATCATGCCGAACTGTTCATCAGCGGCTGGGGCACGGTGACCCTGGATGCCGACTACGCGCTGTACGCCCTGTTCAGCAGCAAGGAGATCCCGGTTAACAACTGGTCGTTCTATAAGAACGTCAAGGTAGACAAACTGCTGCTCGATGCCCGTCGCAGCAGTGATCAGCCCAAGCGGCTGGCCCTGTACCAGGATGCCCAGGAGCAGATCCACAAGGACATGCCCTGGCTGACGCTGTACTACCCCCTGACCGCCTATGCCAAGACCAACCGGCTGCAGGGCGAGGACTGGCGCTACTCCTGGATCAATCTCGACCTCAGCAAGGCCACGGTCAAATAG